In Devosia sp. 1566, a single genomic region encodes these proteins:
- a CDS encoding acetamidase/formamidase family protein, translating into MCSNCDYTIHRAHHHFGWDRSIPPVQTVAPGSTVLFECHDSGSGHFTPDSAVADVSTLDFSKVNPVTGPILVDGAQPGDALKITIDGFQPSGFGWTANIPGFGLLADQFTDPALLLWKYDAASMSPTLYSDKGKVPLKAFPGTIGVAPAEAGTHSVVPPRRVGGNLDIRDLSTGAVLYLPVEVEGALFSVGDTHAAQGDGEVCGTAIESQMNISLKFELIKGANLAFPRFTTPGPVTNHLDIKGYEVTTGIGPDLMAGARAAVGNMVDLLGKLHGISAEDAYMLCSVCGDLRISEIVDMPNWVVSFYFPRIVFE; encoded by the coding sequence ATGTGCAGTAACTGCGACTACACCATTCACCGCGCGCATCATCATTTCGGGTGGGATCGTTCGATCCCGCCCGTGCAAACGGTGGCGCCCGGTTCAACTGTTCTGTTCGAGTGCCATGACAGCGGCTCGGGTCATTTTACCCCCGACAGCGCCGTGGCCGATGTCTCCACGCTTGACTTCTCGAAGGTCAATCCCGTCACCGGCCCCATCCTGGTCGATGGCGCCCAGCCGGGGGACGCGCTCAAGATCACCATTGATGGGTTCCAGCCCTCGGGCTTTGGCTGGACGGCCAATATCCCCGGCTTTGGGCTCCTTGCCGATCAGTTCACCGATCCGGCGCTCCTGCTCTGGAAATATGATGCCGCCTCCATGAGCCCCACCTTGTATTCCGACAAGGGCAAGGTTCCCCTTAAGGCGTTCCCGGGCACGATCGGGGTGGCGCCGGCCGAGGCGGGCACTCACTCGGTCGTCCCGCCCCGCCGGGTGGGTGGCAATCTCGATATCCGCGACCTCAGCACCGGCGCCGTTCTCTACCTGCCCGTCGAGGTGGAAGGCGCGCTGTTCTCGGTGGGCGACACCCATGCCGCCCAGGGCGATGGCGAGGTCTGCGGCACCGCGATCGAGAGCCAGATGAACATCTCGCTTAAATTCGAGCTGATCAAGGGCGCAAACCTAGCCTTCCCGCGCTTCACGACGCCGGGCCCGGTCACCAACCATCTCGACATCAAGGGCTATGAGGTCACCACCGGCATCGGACCCGATCTGATGGCCGGGGCTCGTGCCGCGGTTGGCAACATGGTCGACCTGCTCGGCAAGCTGCACGGGATCAGCGCGGAAGACGCCTATATGCTCTGCTCGGTCTGTGGGGATCTGCGCATTTCCGAGATCGTCGACATGCCCAACTGGGTCGTTTCCTTCTACTTCCCCCGGATCGTCTTTGAGTGA
- a CDS encoding ABC transporter permease, translated as MTDVLAPELAPGGVPAAPVKPASVLSQLLHRPLAVIGLLIITLVVAAAVLAPFVAPYDPGEQFFEGLTIEGAPLPPNAQFWFGTDLLGRDLLSRLIYGAQTSLTIGVVANGIAVTIGALVGITAGYFRGIIGTALMRFTDLMMSFPALLLAIVLAAIFRPSLWIVAIVIAMVNWVQVARVLYAETSSLAERDFITAERSLGAGSALILFRHILPHLVSTIIVWATLGISTTVLLEATLSFLGVGVRPPTPSWGNIIFENQSYFASAPWLVFIPGFAIILLALGFNLVGDALRDILDPTSRGRQP; from the coding sequence ATGACCGACGTTCTCGCGCCTGAACTGGCGCCCGGCGGCGTTCCCGCCGCGCCGGTCAAGCCCGCTTCGGTGCTGTCCCAATTGCTCCATCGCCCGCTCGCGGTGATCGGCCTCCTCATCATCACCCTCGTCGTCGCAGCCGCGGTCCTTGCCCCATTCGTCGCGCCGTATGATCCGGGCGAGCAGTTTTTCGAGGGCCTCACCATCGAAGGCGCCCCGTTGCCGCCCAATGCGCAGTTCTGGTTCGGCACGGATCTCCTCGGCCGCGATCTCCTCAGCCGGCTGATCTATGGCGCCCAGACGTCGCTCACCATCGGGGTCGTCGCCAACGGCATTGCCGTGACCATCGGCGCGCTGGTCGGAATCACCGCCGGTTATTTCCGCGGCATCATCGGCACCGCCCTCATGCGCTTTACCGATCTGATGATGAGCTTTCCCGCCCTGCTCCTCGCCATCGTGCTCGCGGCGATCTTCCGCCCGAGCCTCTGGATCGTCGCCATCGTCATCGCCATGGTCAACTGGGTGCAGGTGGCGCGCGTCCTTTACGCCGAAACCAGCTCGCTGGCCGAACGCGACTTCATCACCGCCGAACGCTCGCTGGGTGCCGGCTCGGCCCTCATCCTCTTCCGCCATATCCTGCCCCATCTCGTCTCCACCATCATTGTCTGGGCCACCCTGGGCATCTCCACCACCGTGCTGCTGGAAGCTACGCTGAGCTTTCTTGGCGTCGGGGTGCGGCCGCCCACCCCCTCCTGGGGCAACATCATCTTCGAGAACCAGAGCTATTTCGCCTCCGCGCCCTGGCTCGTTTTCATTCCGGGCTTTGCCATCATCCTCCTGGCCCTGGGCTTCAACCTTGTCGGCGATGCGCTGCGTGACATTCTCGATCCCACCTCACGGGGGCGCCAGCCATGA
- a CDS encoding VIT family protein, whose protein sequence is MAAHREDHVTNRIGWLRAAVLGANDGLLSTASLVAGVAAGSGDRTAILLAGLAGAISGALSMAAGEYVSVSSQRDAERSDLARETQELQADPEGELNELTAIYASRGLDEALARTVATQMMQHDALAVHAREELGIDQGTLARPVQAAAASAASFAAGAIIPVATAYFAAAGQTLLPLYAVTLAGLALLGGLGAWAGKTPIFMPMVRVVGWGALAMVITSAAGWLFGVAL, encoded by the coding sequence ATGGCCGCGCATCGGGAAGACCATGTTACCAATCGGATCGGCTGGCTGCGCGCCGCAGTTCTGGGCGCCAATGACGGACTGCTTTCAACGGCTAGCCTCGTTGCCGGTGTGGCCGCCGGCTCGGGCGACAGGACCGCTATCCTCCTCGCCGGACTGGCCGGGGCGATCTCGGGCGCTTTGTCGATGGCGGCCGGCGAATATGTTTCAGTCAGTTCGCAACGCGACGCCGAGCGCTCGGACCTTGCCCGCGAAACCCAGGAACTCCAAGCCGACCCCGAGGGGGAACTCAATGAGCTCACCGCCATCTATGCGTCGCGCGGGCTTGATGAAGCCCTGGCCCGCACCGTCGCCACGCAGATGATGCAACACGACGCGCTGGCCGTGCATGCCCGCGAGGAACTCGGCATCGATCAGGGCACCCTGGCTCGCCCGGTGCAGGCCGCCGCTGCTTCTGCCGCCAGTTTTGCCGCCGGCGCCATCATCCCCGTTGCCACAGCCTATTTCGCCGCTGCCGGTCAAACCCTGCTGCCGCTTTATGCGGTAACGCTGGCAGGGCTCGCTCTTCTGGGAGGGCTTGGTGCCTGGGCCGGCAAAACCCCGATCTTCATGCCCATGGTCCGGGTGGTCGGCTGGGGGGCGCTCGCCATGGTGATCACCTCGGCTGCCGGCTGGCTCTTCGGCGTCGCCCTTTAG
- a CDS encoding ANTAR domain-containing protein, with protein MRMADLTPNFVGQRAPILHRPHAVVDAIVRQLEQLGIRSTLCWPELAPDAASAPIDLLFFDADMGHDGQFPWPAGTAPMPTIALIGSEAPGRLAWALRQGADAHLLKPVGSGGIYATLVIATSAFRQRTALQAELAGLRDQLAGRQVVAEATAQLMAAGAGTASAAYDILRQMAMSERVTIEIMAARLVHQEGEHNDRRSRA; from the coding sequence ATGAGAATGGCCGATCTCACCCCCAATTTCGTCGGCCAGCGCGCCCCGATCCTGCACCGCCCGCATGCCGTGGTCGACGCCATTGTGCGCCAGCTCGAACAGCTGGGCATCCGCTCAACCCTGTGCTGGCCCGAACTGGCGCCCGACGCTGCCAGCGCCCCCATCGACCTGCTGTTTTTCGACGCCGACATGGGCCATGACGGCCAGTTCCCCTGGCCGGCCGGCACCGCGCCCATGCCCACCATTGCCCTCATTGGCTCGGAAGCGCCGGGACGTCTCGCCTGGGCTCTCCGGCAAGGCGCCGATGCGCATCTGCTCAAGCCCGTGGGCAGCGGCGGCATCTATGCGACACTCGTGATCGCGACATCGGCCTTTCGGCAGCGCACCGCTCTCCAGGCCGAACTGGCAGGGCTACGCGACCAGCTCGCCGGCCGTCAGGTGGTAGCCGAGGCCACTGCCCAGCTGATGGCCGCAGGCGCGGGCACGGCCAGTGCCGCCTATGACATCTTGCGCCAGATGGCGATGAGCGAGCGCGTCACCATCGAGATCATGGCTGCCCGCTTGGTGCACCAAGAAGGGGAGCACAATGACCGACGTTCTCGCGCCTGA
- a CDS encoding transporter substrate-binding protein, translated as MSVLEQTVTVGLLFSTTGTYAALGREGLAGAQLAIQALNASGTLPFRILAEHRDPHGITERYAGMAAEIIATGGRHIIGCTTSWSRKEVIPVLEKHDATLWYPCPYEGFECNEQVVYLGACPNQHILPLLQHILPRFGNNGYLVGSNYIWGWETNRIARDIIEQSGGSVAGERYAPLGDADLGHILRDIRLKRPDFVLNTLIGPSSYSFLEAYHALGEVDPDFSMEKRPVVSCNLAEGEAALLGHKAAGLYTIAPYFQALRTSANQHFLGQLDATSQPVSAFFAQANSAVQLLVAGLVAAETEDGKSVLASLNQATPSTPLGPLQILAANNHAVLTPHIARVTASGALAIIEQRDEPIAPDPYLAHTSLVVASADRVRAGSNLRVVK; from the coding sequence TTGTCCGTTCTCGAACAAACTGTGACAGTTGGCCTACTGTTCTCCACCACCGGCACCTATGCGGCGCTCGGGCGCGAAGGCCTTGCCGGGGCGCAGCTCGCCATCCAGGCGCTTAATGCCAGCGGCACCCTGCCCTTCCGCATTCTGGCCGAGCATCGCGATCCGCATGGCATCACCGAGCGCTATGCCGGCATGGCGGCGGAGATCATTGCAACCGGCGGCCGCCATATCATTGGCTGCACGACCTCATGGAGCCGCAAGGAAGTTATTCCCGTGCTCGAAAAGCACGACGCAACCCTCTGGTACCCCTGCCCATACGAGGGCTTTGAGTGCAACGAGCAGGTGGTCTATCTCGGCGCCTGCCCCAACCAGCACATCCTGCCGCTGCTGCAGCACATCCTGCCCCGCTTCGGCAACAACGGCTATCTTGTGGGCTCCAATTATATCTGGGGCTGGGAAACCAACCGCATCGCCCGCGACATCATCGAGCAGTCCGGTGGCTCAGTTGCGGGTGAACGCTATGCGCCTCTCGGCGACGCTGATCTCGGCCATATCCTGCGGGACATCCGTCTCAAGCGCCCCGACTTCGTGCTCAATACGCTGATCGGTCCATCTTCCTATTCGTTCCTCGAGGCGTATCATGCCCTGGGTGAGGTCGATCCCGATTTCTCCATGGAGAAGCGCCCGGTGGTGAGCTGCAATCTGGCCGAAGGGGAAGCGGCGCTGCTCGGCCACAAGGCCGCGGGGCTCTACACGATCGCCCCCTACTTCCAGGCTCTGCGGACATCAGCCAACCAGCATTTCCTCGGTCAGCTCGACGCCACCAGCCAGCCGGTCTCGGCCTTCTTCGCCCAGGCCAATAGCGCCGTCCAGCTGCTCGTCGCCGGCCTCGTTGCAGCGGAAACGGAGGACGGCAAATCCGTGCTCGCCTCGCTCAACCAGGCCACGCCCTCCACCCCCCTGGGGCCGCTGCAAATCTTGGCTGCCAACAACCATGCCGTTCTCACCCCTCACATCGCCCGGGTTACCGCCAGCGGCGCGCTCGCCATCATCGAGCAGCGCGACGAGCCGATCGCACCCGACCCCTATCTCGCCCATACCAGCCTCGTCGTTGCCTCAGCGGACCGGGTGCGCGCCGGCAGCAATTTGCGGGTGGTGAAATGA
- a CDS encoding ABC transporter permease, producing MTLYVLRRLLQAVLILFGISLITYALLYLLPADPVRQIAGRSATAETVESIRQQLGLDRPVYEQYWRYLTGLLQGDLGRSYLQRTEVADLIASRLPASLLLMAGGIVCELVIGLTLGVLAAVRRGSAFDNALMVASFVGVSAPQFVAGILLLYVFAVQLGWFPIGGYGTFQHLVLPSLTLGLLGAGWYARMMRSSMIEVLRQDFIRTAEAKGIKRHQVLLRHAVPNAILPILAMIGIDIGIFMSGIVVVESVFSWPGIGQLAWQAIQRVDIPIIMGVTLVSACAIVIGNLLADLAAPFIDPRIKLR from the coding sequence ATGACCCTTTATGTGCTTCGGCGGTTGCTGCAGGCCGTGCTGATCCTCTTTGGCATCAGCCTCATCACCTATGCCCTGCTTTATCTCCTCCCCGCCGATCCCGTGCGCCAGATCGCCGGCCGCAGCGCCACCGCCGAAACGGTGGAAAGCATTCGCCAGCAATTGGGCCTCGATCGGCCCGTTTACGAGCAATACTGGCGCTATCTCACCGGCCTGCTGCAGGGCGACCTCGGCCGCTCTTATCTGCAGCGCACCGAAGTGGCCGACCTCATCGCCTCGCGCTTGCCGGCGAGCCTCCTGCTGATGGCCGGCGGCATCGTCTGTGAACTGGTGATCGGCCTCACGCTGGGCGTGCTGGCGGCAGTGCGGCGCGGTTCCGCCTTCGACAATGCCCTCATGGTGGCGTCCTTCGTCGGCGTGTCAGCACCGCAGTTCGTCGCCGGCATCCTGCTGCTTTATGTATTCGCCGTGCAGCTGGGATGGTTCCCCATCGGCGGCTACGGCACCTTCCAGCATCTGGTGCTGCCGTCCCTGACCCTTGGGCTGCTCGGCGCCGGCTGGTACGCCCGGATGATGCGCTCCTCCATGATCGAGGTGCTGCGCCAGGATTTCATCCGTACCGCCGAGGCCAAGGGCATCAAGCGCCACCAGGTGCTGCTGCGCCACGCCGTCCCGAACGCCATCCTGCCGATCCTCGCCATGATCGGCATCGATATCGGTATCTTCATGTCCGGCATCGTCGTGGTGGAAAGCGTCTTTAGCTGGCCCGGCATCGGCCAGCTCGCCTGGCAGGCGATCCAGCGCGTCGACATCCCCATCATCATGGGGGTGACGCTGGTTTCCGCCTGCGCCATCGTCATCGGCAATCTGCTCGCCGACCTCGCCGCCCCCTTCATCGATCCCCGCATCAAGCTGCGCTGA
- the clcA gene encoding H(+)/Cl(-) exchange transporter ClcA, whose amino-acid sequence MDYPVPARSRPDERRAQRRYLALTVMVGIIAGAIGSMFHLAINALLQWPAQLRQIVEGPLLVLAAALITMTVTVAAVALVRHWSPEASGSGVQEVEGAMDGLREIHWTRVLPIKFFAGAAAIGSGLVLGREGPTIHIGASVAAMLSARFRLTATERSGLLAAGAAAGLACAFNSPIAAVLFVIEETRRQFPYRYSTYMGVIIAALLATVMTQWMGGAAPDLALAAPEVPLPMLPLFVLLGCVLGGVGVALNACILKALAFAGAAQERAPYLYPAVVGLVVGALLALFPQTVTGGEALIPALVREQPGVVVLLALAAARFCTTIGSYSTGVPGGIFAPILSLAGCVGLAFAALASAAMPDAGVVPAAFAIAAMGGLFTASVRAPMVGVVLTLELTGAYDATVPLLATCLAANLAAQWLGGRPIYEQLLERTLALAGIKAPAKPANDG is encoded by the coding sequence ATGGACTATCCTGTTCCAGCACGATCCAGACCCGACGAGCGCCGGGCGCAGCGGCGGTATCTCGCCTTGACGGTGATGGTGGGTATTATTGCGGGGGCGATCGGGTCGATGTTCCACCTCGCGATCAATGCCCTGCTGCAATGGCCCGCGCAGCTGCGTCAAATTGTGGAGGGGCCGCTGCTGGTTCTCGCGGCAGCGCTGATCACCATGACAGTGACAGTGGCAGCTGTGGCGCTGGTGCGCCATTGGTCGCCCGAGGCCAGCGGCAGCGGTGTCCAGGAAGTGGAAGGGGCGATGGACGGCCTGCGCGAGATCCACTGGACGCGAGTGCTGCCGATCAAGTTTTTCGCCGGGGCGGCGGCGATCGGCTCGGGGCTGGTGCTGGGACGCGAAGGGCCGACCATCCATATCGGCGCGTCGGTGGCGGCAATGCTCTCGGCTCGCTTCCGGCTGACGGCCACGGAGCGTAGCGGCTTGCTGGCGGCGGGCGCGGCCGCGGGGTTGGCTTGTGCCTTCAATTCGCCGATTGCCGCGGTTTTGTTCGTGATCGAGGAAACGCGGCGGCAATTTCCCTATCGCTACAGCACCTATATGGGCGTGATCATTGCCGCGCTGCTCGCCACGGTGATGACCCAATGGATGGGAGGCGCTGCCCCGGACCTTGCGCTCGCTGCGCCGGAAGTGCCGTTGCCCATGCTGCCCTTGTTCGTGCTGCTCGGCTGTGTGCTTGGTGGTGTGGGCGTCGCGCTCAACGCTTGCATCCTCAAGGCCCTGGCTTTTGCCGGAGCAGCGCAGGAACGGGCGCCCTATCTGTACCCGGCGGTGGTCGGGCTTGTGGTGGGGGCGCTGCTGGCCCTGTTTCCACAAACGGTGACGGGCGGCGAAGCGCTGATCCCGGCACTGGTGCGTGAGCAGCCCGGCGTGGTGGTGCTGCTGGCCCTGGCGGCCGCGCGGTTCTGTACCACGATCGGTAGCTATTCAACGGGCGTGCCGGGCGGGATCTTCGCGCCGATCCTGTCGCTCGCTGGATGCGTGGGGCTGGCCTTCGCCGCCCTGGCCAGTGCTGCAATGCCCGATGCCGGCGTGGTGCCGGCGGCCTTTGCCATTGCCGCAATGGGCGGACTTTTCACCGCCTCGGTCCGCGCGCCGATGGTGGGGGTGGTGCTGACGCTCGAACTCACCGGTGCCTACGATGCGACGGTGCCGCTGCTGGCCACCTGCCTTGCAGCCAATCTGGCCGCGCAGTGGTTGGGCGGCCGACCGATCTACGAGCAGTTGCTGGAGCGCACGCTCGCTCTGGCCGGCATCAAGGCACCGGCAAAGCCGGCCAATGATGGATGA